A window of the Osmia lignaria lignaria isolate PbOS001 chromosome 2, iyOsmLign1, whole genome shotgun sequence genome harbors these coding sequences:
- the PNUTS gene encoding phosphatase 1 nuclear targeting subunit isoform X3, with the protein MTKFSKKLVSKCIYIQILKTTNTDLLSQFMGAGGWNLIHMWLTDGILAKNWALIQELLELLLLCPVDIERLKSNNCPKLIKGLSKEGSHQGVRVLASRLVEQWLKIVKGEAAPNSVPAQIMTIPVQTPGTLGQSLVSQSTQPQQQQYSIHCGIQGSDGSENATVQVQDLQFIPNSTSTIAVSHVQQQQSQEQQHQLQERSTVQSLQLQVVSKPQQVQIQQQLSTQQSKKPSFVVVSTSSQSPVPVYKITIREGKQILTKVETDAANITSVLNANSTNVDINGDIVDNTLPVKENSEEEATSTELSDGVVSGQDCEADVVRSEKLDQVSSEVKQTVVDSTDSLDVDVVKSRDNKDIKDNGSSESSKSSNKENRDSTKKDDKKSSSSDKKNHHSSSSSSKSSSKHTSSSSSHRSSSASYKSSSHRSSSSSSSSKSSSSKDKSSKDKDKHHSSNSSSKHSSSKSKSDKEREKEKQKKDQAEKDKATLEKVQGQALSSKLGKIPKKKSEEEKSGDAAVRKSSTDSRDSSKENKTDSKKIVAMPEKKNISISIESRKNSQDSTSRPKTVKTFNSKFRSTGLEEEVKPPPPRSAKKPNPIIDKKVIPQKLPVLKRPSPLRDAIPTADKRAKLSLDSPTTPPSEEKKGGIKLIPPKPKPMVLQESDMFMDALTASTKSKEPRKRKRRTSITKDGPSEAKKQETASNDNRDVTPPPTSPPSADEKSPVVVKPNFKFYQDTLETDEDKEQKEKENSDDDVKKEKEETSDEKENRIFKADVDDDGSNTPTPDDDAEEKTSDSPEDTSSMSDSAKKENSGSYPEIRYVDGLRSVLLLQKRKGPKKSLKWKTDLESVRYFELDETERVNVTKTFTDMKQMEKQNEREAFQMARKLSTEDLMEERTRWKPLIPIDLPPALVESGKDSREKDIQYAREKGILQALYFNRSMIPDSAAEPDEERHHVYSEPKTIPLDDLTGNKESEKDFTSMPWPEPKPQLQPQTPPVSSFHYSSFPHNQQPVMAPMGPQTSMGPIPQMSQQMMPPSHMGPLGPEMGGPMSAGGGGWRTGDGKVVVPDAMGMNPMGNMPNAFPPGMEGGPMVPPGMLGPPPMYNQQQEGYGMMGPEDMGFNNMNPNNFQGPPGPLYGPGPNFQGPRGGGPMHGRGRGVPGPGWYRGGGGPPPRGGGWRGGGGWRGSGKQPPVCRQFSKNGYCRVGDKCQYLHPGVNCPPF; encoded by the exons ATGACAAAGTTTTCAAAGAAACTAGTTTCAAAATGCATTTACATCCAAATATTAAAAACTACAAATACTGATTTACTTAGCCA GTTCATGGGTGCTGGAGGATGGAATCTCATTCACATGTGGCTAACTGATGGTATTCTTGCAAAAAATTGGGCTCTTATTCAAGAACTTCTTGAACTGCTGTTATTATGCCCAGTAGATATTGAAAGATTAAAAAGCAACAATTGCCCGAAACTGATAAAAGGTTTATCAAAAGAAGGCAGTCATCAAGGTGTTAGAGTGTTGGCTAGCCGATTAGTTGAGCAGTGGTTAAAAATAGTGAAAGGAGAAGCTGCACCAAATTCTGTACCAGCACAAATCATGACTATTCCAGTACAAACTCCTGGAACTTTGGGACAAAGTTTAGTTTCCCAATCGACACAGCCACAGCAACAACAGTATTCCATTCATTGTGGTATTCAAGGTTCTGATGGTTCTGAAAATGCAACAGTTCAGGTGCAAGATCTACAATTTATTCCAAATTCTACATCAACTATCGCAGTATCCCATGTTCAGCAACAACAATCACAAGAGCAACAGCATCAGTTACAAGAGAGGTCAACTGTACAATCATTACAGTTGCAAGTTGTTAGTAAACCTCAGCAGGTGCAAATACAACAACAATTATCAACTCAGCAATCAAAAAAGCCATCTTTCGTTGTGGTATCTACATCTTCTCAATCTCCAGTTCCTGtgtataaaattacaattcGTGAAGGGAAACAAATTCTTACAAAAGTGGAGACGGATGCTGCAAATATTACTAGTGTTTTAAATGCAAACAGTACAAACGTAGACATTAACGGAGATATTGTGGATAATACGCTTCCTGTGAAAGAGAACTCCGAGGAGGAAGCAACATCTACAGAACTTAGTGATGGTGTAGTCAGTGGGCAAGATTGTGAAGCGGATGTTGTACGATCTGAAAAATTAGACCAAGTTTCGAGTGAAGTGAAACAAACTGTAGTAGATTCCACGGACAGTCTTGATGTGGATGTTGTTAAAAGTAGGGACAATAAAGACATTAAAGATAATGGTAGTAGTGAAAGTAGTAAGTCTAGTAATAAAGAAAATCGGGACTCTACTAAGAAAGATGACAAAAAGTCTAGTAGTTCTGATAAGAAAAATCATCATAGCTCGTCTTCATCTTCTAAAAGTTCTTCTAAACATACCTCAAGTTCCAGTTCGCATCGTAGTAGTTCCGCATCTTACAAATCCAGTAGTCATCGCTCTAGCTCTAGTAGTAGTAGTTCGAAAAGTTCTAGTTCCAAGGATAAGTCTTCCAAGGACAAGGATAAACATCATTCATCCAATTCATCTAGTAAACATAGTTCTAGTAAAAGTAAATCTGATAaagaacgagagaaagaaaaacagaagaaGGATCAGGCAGAGAAGGACAAAGCAACTTTAGAAAAAGTACAAGGACAGGCGCTGAGTTCAAAGTTGGGGAAAATACCTAAGAAGAAAtcggaagaagaaaaatcgggGGATGCAGCTGTAAGAAAATCGTCGACCGATTCACGGGATAGTTCTAAAGAAAATAAGACTGATTCAAAGAAAATCGTTGCAATGccagaaaaaaagaatatttctatttctatcgaGAGTAGGAAAAATTCTCAGGATTCTACATCACGACCAAAGACTGTGAAAACATTTAACTCTAAATTCCGATCAACAGGTCTGGAGGAAGAAGTCAAACCTCCTCCACCTAGATCAGCAAAAAAACCAAATCCTATCATTGATAAAAAGGTTATACCACAAAAATTACCTGTTTTAAAGAGGCCATCTCCACTTAGAGACGCTATTCCAACGGCGGATAAACGAGCTAAATTATCATTGGACTCGCCAACAACACCCCCGagcgaagaaaagaaaggaggcATCAAATTAATACCACCAAAACCAAAAC caATGGTTTTGCAAGAAAGCGATATGTTTATGGATGCTTTGACCGCGTCGACGAAAAGCAAAGAGCCGCGAAAGAGGAAGCGAAGGACATCAATCACGAAGGATGGTCCGTCGGAAGCAAAGAAACAGGAAACTGCCAGTAACGATAATCGTGATGTTACACCTCCACCCACCTCACCACCAAGTGCCGATGAAAAATCACCTGTAGTTGTCAAGCCTAACTTTAAG TTCTATCAAGACACTTTGGAAACAGATGAAGATAAAGagcagaaagagaaagagaactcGGACGATGATgttaagaaagagaaagaagagactTCCGATGAGAAAGAAAACAGGATATTTAAAGCGGATGTTGACGATGATGGAAGTAACa CACCAACACCTGACGATGATGCAGAAGAAAAGACCTCCGATTCCCCGGAGGATACGTCTTCCATGTCCGATTCCGCGAAGAAAGAGAACTCCGGTTCTTATCCAGAAATACGTTACGTCGATGGTCTAAGAAGCGTTTTGTTGCTTCAAAAACGCAAAGGGCCGAAGAAATCATTGAAATGGAAGACGGATTTGGAATCGGTTCGTTATTTCGAATTGGATGAAACGGAAAGAGTGAACGTAACGAAAACATTCACCGATATGAAACAAATGGAAAAGCAAAATGAGAGGGAAGCATTCCAGATGGCTAGGAAATTAA GTACTGAAGATCTGATGGAAGAGAGAACAAGGTGGAAACCTTTAATTCCGATCGATCTACCTCCTGCCTTAGTAGAGTCCGGAAAAGATAGCAGAGAAAAAGATATTCAGTATGCTCGGGAGAAAGGCATTTTACAAGCGCTGTACTTCAACCGAAGCAT GATTCCAGACTCGGCAGCAGAGCCTGATGAAGAACGTCACCATGTATATAGTGAACCTAAAACCATTCCTTTGGACGATCTCACGGGAAACAAGGAAAGTGAAAAAGACTTTACTTCCATGCCGTGGCCAGAACCAAAACCTCAATTGCAACCTCAGACGCCTCCAGTTTCGAGCTTCCACTATTCCTCGTTCCCTCATAATCAACAACCAGTGATGGCACCTATGGGTCCCCAGACCTCAATGGGACCAATTCCTCAAATGTCTCAGCAGATGATGCCACCTTCTCACATGGGTCCATTAGGTCCAGAAATGGGAGGTCCAATGTCCGCTGGAGGAGGAGGTTGGAGAACTGGTGATGGAAAAGTAGTTGTACCAGATGCAATGGGTATGAATCCAATGGGAAACATGCCAAATGCATTTCCACCTGGAATGGAAGGTGGTCCAATGGTACCACCTGGAATGTTGGGACCGCCGCCTATGTACAATCAGCAACAAGAAGGTTATGGTATGATGGGGCCAGAAGACATGggatttaataatatgaatCCAAATAATTTTCAAGGACCACCTGGTCCTTTGTATGGTCCTGGGCCTAACTTTCAGGGGCCTAGGGGTGGTGGCCCGATGCATGGTAGAGGTAGAGGTGTTCCTGGGCCTGGTTGGTACAGAGGTGGTGGAGGACCTCCACCCAGAGGAGGTGGATGGAGAGGAGGCGGTGGATGGAGGGGAAGTGGAAAGCAACCTCCCGTGTGTAGacaattttcgaaaaatggTTACTGCCGGGTTGGTGATAAATGTCAGTATCTTCATCCTGGAGTGAACTGTCCACCGTTTTGA